The following proteins come from a genomic window of Sorex araneus isolate mSorAra2 chromosome 1, mSorAra2.pri, whole genome shotgun sequence:
- the IRX2 gene encoding iroquois-class homeodomain protein IRX-2 isoform X2, whose product MSYPQGYLYQAPGSLALYSCPAYGASALAAPRSEELARSASGSAFSPYPGSAAFTAQATTGFGSPLQYSADAAAAGFPSYMVSTWFANARRRLKKENKMTWAPRNKSEDEDEEEGDAARAKEESGDKAQESAETSAEDEGISLQVDSLTDHSCSVESDGEKPPCGAGDPLCESGSECKDKYDELEDDEEDEDEAERDLAPPKPVTSSPLTGVEAPRAGGGGKPLLGSRTSPGAPPPANKPKLWSLAEIATSDLKQPSLGPACAPQGLPAAAAPASTGAPPGGSPYPASPLLGRHLYYTAPFYSSYTNYGNLNAALPAQGLLRYNAAPGEALHAAPKAASDAGKAGAHPLGSHYRPPAGGYEPKKDAGEGCPAADGGAQPYL is encoded by the exons ATGTCCTACCCGCAGGGCTACCTGTACCAGGCGCCCGGCTCGCTGGCGCTCTACTCGTGCCCGGCGTACGGCGCCTCGGCCCTGGCGGCGCCGCGCAGCGAGGAGCTGGCGCGCTCGGCGTCGGGCTCGGCCTTCAGCCCCTACCCCGGCTCGGCGGCCTTCACGGCGCAGGCGACCACCGGCTTCGGCAGCCCGCTGCAGTACTCGGCCGACGCGGCGGCCGCCGGCTTCCCGTCCTACATG GTCTCCACCTGGTTCGCCAACGCGCGCCGGCGCctcaagaaggagaacaagatgACTTGGGCCCCGCGGAACAAAagcgaggacgaggacgaggaggaaggcGACGCGGCGCGGGCCAAGGAGGAGAGCGGGGACAAGGCGCAGGAAAGCGCCGAGACATCAGCGGAGGACGAAG GGATCAGCCTGCAAGTGGACTCGCTCACCGATCACTCCTGCTCCGTTGAGTCTGACGGCGAGAAGCCGCCGTGCGGGGCCGGGGACCCGCTGTGTGAGTCGGGCTCCGAGTGCAAGGATAAGTACGACGAGCTGGAGGacgacgaggaggacgaggatgaAGCCGAGCGGGACCTGGCGCCCCCCAAGCCGGTGACCTCGTCGCCGCTGACGGGCGTGGAGGCGCCGCGCGCCGGTGGAGGCGGGAAGCCGCTCCTGGGCAGCCGGACGTCACCAGGCGCGCCGCCGCCGGCCAACAAGCCCAAGCTGTGGTCTCTGGCCGAGATCGCCACGTCGGACCTCAAGCAGCCGAGCCTTGGGCCGGCCTGTGCGCCGCAGGGGCtgcccgcggccgccgcgcccgcctCCACCGGGGCCCCACCGGGCGGCTCGCCCTACCCTGCGTCCCCGCTGCTCGGCCGCCACCTGTACTACACGGCGCCCTTCTACAGCAGCTACACGAACTACGGGAACCTGAACGCCGCGCTGcctgcccagggcctcctgcgCTACAACGCGGCGCCCGGGGAGGCCCTGCACGCCGCGCCCAAGGCGGCCAGCGACGCGGGCAAGGCGGGTGCGCACCCCCTGGGGTCCCACTACCGGCCCCCGGCAGGCGGCTACGAGCCCAAGAAAG ATGCGGGCGAGGGCTGCCCTGCGGCTGACGGGGGCGCGCAGCCCTACCTATAG
- the IRX2 gene encoding iroquois-class homeodomain protein IRX-2 isoform X1, whose translation MSYPQGYLYQAPGSLALYSCPAYGASALAAPRSEELARSASGSAFSPYPGSAAFTAQATTGFGSPLQYSADAAAAGFPSYMGAPYDAHATGMTGAIGYHPYSSAAYPYQLNDPAYRKNATRDATATLKAWLQEHRKNPYPTKGEKIMLAIITKMTLTQVSTWFANARRRLKKENKMTWAPRNKSEDEDEEEGDAARAKEESGDKAQESAETSAEDEGISLQVDSLTDHSCSVESDGEKPPCGAGDPLCESGSECKDKYDELEDDEEDEDEAERDLAPPKPVTSSPLTGVEAPRAGGGGKPLLGSRTSPGAPPPANKPKLWSLAEIATSDLKQPSLGPACAPQGLPAAAAPASTGAPPGGSPYPASPLLGRHLYYTAPFYSSYTNYGNLNAALPAQGLLRYNAAPGEALHAAPKAASDAGKAGAHPLGSHYRPPAGGYEPKKDAGEGCPAADGGAQPYL comes from the exons ATGTCCTACCCGCAGGGCTACCTGTACCAGGCGCCCGGCTCGCTGGCGCTCTACTCGTGCCCGGCGTACGGCGCCTCGGCCCTGGCGGCGCCGCGCAGCGAGGAGCTGGCGCGCTCGGCGTCGGGCTCGGCCTTCAGCCCCTACCCCGGCTCGGCGGCCTTCACGGCGCAGGCGACCACCGGCTTCGGCAGCCCGCTGCAGTACTCGGCCGACGCGGCGGCCGCCGGCTTCCCGTCCTACATG GGCGCGCCCTACGACGCGCACGCCACGGGCATGACGGGCGCCATCGGCTACCACCCCTACAGCAGCGCGGCCTACCCCTACCAGCTCAATGACCCCGCGTACCGCAAGAACGCCACGCGGGatgccacagccacgctcaaggcctgGCTGCAGGAGCACCGCAAGAACCCCTACCCCACCAAGGGCGAGAAGATCATGCTGGCCATCATCACCAAGATGACCCTCACGCAGGTCTCCACCTGGTTCGCCAACGCGCGCCGGCGCctcaagaaggagaacaagatgACTTGGGCCCCGCGGAACAAAagcgaggacgaggacgaggaggaaggcGACGCGGCGCGGGCCAAGGAGGAGAGCGGGGACAAGGCGCAGGAAAGCGCCGAGACATCAGCGGAGGACGAAG GGATCAGCCTGCAAGTGGACTCGCTCACCGATCACTCCTGCTCCGTTGAGTCTGACGGCGAGAAGCCGCCGTGCGGGGCCGGGGACCCGCTGTGTGAGTCGGGCTCCGAGTGCAAGGATAAGTACGACGAGCTGGAGGacgacgaggaggacgaggatgaAGCCGAGCGGGACCTGGCGCCCCCCAAGCCGGTGACCTCGTCGCCGCTGACGGGCGTGGAGGCGCCGCGCGCCGGTGGAGGCGGGAAGCCGCTCCTGGGCAGCCGGACGTCACCAGGCGCGCCGCCGCCGGCCAACAAGCCCAAGCTGTGGTCTCTGGCCGAGATCGCCACGTCGGACCTCAAGCAGCCGAGCCTTGGGCCGGCCTGTGCGCCGCAGGGGCtgcccgcggccgccgcgcccgcctCCACCGGGGCCCCACCGGGCGGCTCGCCCTACCCTGCGTCCCCGCTGCTCGGCCGCCACCTGTACTACACGGCGCCCTTCTACAGCAGCTACACGAACTACGGGAACCTGAACGCCGCGCTGcctgcccagggcctcctgcgCTACAACGCGGCGCCCGGGGAGGCCCTGCACGCCGCGCCCAAGGCGGCCAGCGACGCGGGCAAGGCGGGTGCGCACCCCCTGGGGTCCCACTACCGGCCCCCGGCAGGCGGCTACGAGCCCAAGAAAG ATGCGGGCGAGGGCTGCCCTGCGGCTGACGGGGGCGCGCAGCCCTACCTATAG